The sequence ACTTCTTGCGGAAGCCCCCGGCGAGCATGTCGTCGCTGAAGATGGTGTCGAGCTTCGCGCCCGAGGCGACCACCGGAATGCCGGCGTCATACAGTCGGTCGGTCAACGACACCAGCCGCAGCGCCACGTTCTGGTCCTCGATCGGGTGCACACCGGTGACGAACACCGCGGCGACGTCCTCGATCAGCGTCAGATAGCGCGACGGATGCATGGTGGCCAGGTGCGCGCACAGCGCGTCGAACTCGTCGAGCGTCGCCCCGGGCACCTGCGCGGCGCGCCGGGCGACCTCGTCGTCGGTGAGCGGCTCGGGCGCGGGCGGAAGGCCGCGGTGCCGGTAGTCGGGCCCGTCGATGCGTACCGTGTCGAAAATAGCTGCCAGCGTGTGGATCTCACGCAGGAAGTCCTGGGCCGCGAACCGGCCCTCGCCGAGCTGCTCGGGCAGCGTGTTGGAGGTGGCCGCCACCGACACCCCGCGCTCGACGAGCGCCGACAGCAACCGCGAGATCAGCGTCGTGTTGCCCGGATCGTCCAGCTCGAACTCGTCGATGCACACCACCACGTAGTCGGCCAACAGGTCGATACATTCGGTGAAGCCGAAAACACCTGCCAGTTGGGTTAATTCGCCGAACGTCGCGAACGCCTTCGGCTCGGGAAGTCGGTAGTACGACGACGCCAGCAGGTGCGTCTTGCCGACGCCGAACCCGCCGTCGAGATACAGCCCGACCCCGGGCCGCACCTCGCGGCGGCCGAACAACTTCTTCCTGCCCGCCCGCCGGTCCACGGCCTGCGCGCAGAACCGCAGGCACGACTGCACGGCAGCGGCCTGCGACGGTTCGGCCGGATCGGGAATGTAGCTGTCGAAGCTGACGTCGGCGAAGGTGAGCGGCGGAACCAACTGGGCGATCAACCGCTCCGGGGTGACGTCGGGGTGGCGGTCGACCAGACGTCTCAGACCGCTGGACCCATGCATGCACGCACCCTATCGACGTGCTTCGATCGTGTTCATGTCCGATACCGCCGCCGGGATGCACTTCAGCGTCCTGGGCCCCACCGACAGCGTCGACGACGGCCGGGTGTCCGACTTCTACGCCTATCCCGACGACCTGCGGCGCTGCTGGGTGCGCGGCAACATGATCGCCAGCATCGACGGTGGCGCCACCACCGACGGCAAGGCCGGTGGAATGGCCGATGCCGGCGACCGCGTGCTGTTCCGGTTGATGCGCTACGCCGCCGACGTCGTCGTCGTCGGCGCGGCCACCGTGCGCGTCGAGAACTATTCCGGCGTGCAGGTGCCCATCGCCCACCGCAGCGCCCGTCAGCGCCGCGGCCAGGCCGAGGTGCCGCCGATCGCCGTCGTCACCCGATCCGGCAACCTCGACCCCGACGCCCGCTTCTTCACCCGCACCGACGTGCCCCCGCTGATCCTGACCTGCGCTGACGCCTATCAGAACACCCGCGGCAGGTTGAGCGGGGTCGCCGAGGTGATCAACGCATCGGGACCGCGATCCGATCGCGTCGACTCCACCGCGCTGCTGAAAGTCCTGGCCGAACGCGGCCTGTACCGGGTGCTCTCCGAGGGCGGTCCGCAGGTGCTGGGCATGCTGATCGAGAACGACCAACTCGACGAGCTCTGCCTGACCGTGGCGCCGCTGCTTCTCGGCGGGCAGGCCCCGCGCATCGCCACCGCACCCGGTGAGGTGCGCACCCGCATGCGCCCGGCCCACCTGCTCCGCGACGACGCCGGCTACCTCTACACCCGCTACGTACGGGCGGAGTGAGCGCGCACGTCAGTACTGTGGTCGACATGAATCGGCGCAAACAGCTGGTCGGGACCCTGAGCCTGGCGACCGTCGCGGCGGTCATCGCCGGATGTGCGCCCGGGCTGGCCGCCAACCCGCGGTTCGCCACCGATTCCGGCGCGGGCCCCCAGGGCCAGCCGGAGACCACCCAGGCGCCGGCCGGTCCGCCGCCGATCGAGGCCCCCAAGAACGAGTTGGCGTGGCGGGACTGCACGTCGCGGGTGTTCAGCGAAGCCGGGGTGCCCGCGGTCCCCGGGGTCACGCTGGACTGCGCCAGCTACGACGCCGACCTGGATCCCATCAACGGCGCCGCGGGCACCGTGAGCATCGGGGTGGTGCGCGCCCGCGGCCCGGAGACCCCCGAGGACGCGGGCCCGCTGGTGATGACCACGGGCACGAACCTGCCGTCGTCGCAGCAGTTGCCGGTGTGGTTGGCGCGGTCGGGCCCGGACCTGCTCAAGAGCCATCCGATCGTGGCCGTCGACCGCCGCGGCATGGGCCTCGGGAGCTCGTTGGAATGCCGCGACCTGTTCGACCGCCAGCAGATGGCCGATCAGGCGCAGTTCCAGTCGGGTGACGATCCGGTCGCCAACCTGCGCGAGATCGTCCAGCAGGCCACCACGAACTGCACCGACGCCATCGCCCCCGGCGACTCTGCGTACTCCAATGCCCACGCCGCAGAGGATCTCGAGCGGCTGCGCAGCACGTGGGACGTGCCGACGCTGGCGCTGCTGGGCATCGGCAACGGCGCGCAGGTGGCGCTGGCCTACGCCGGCAGCCACCCCAATAAGGTAGGCCGGTTGGTGCTCGACTCCCCCTTGCCGCTGGGCATCGCCGCCGAGGCGGCGATGGAGCAGCGCGTCAAGGGCGAACAGGCCGCGCTCGACGCGTGGGCGGCGCAATGCGCGGCGGCGAATTGCCCGCTGGCTCCGGACCCCAAGGCCGCCGTCGACGCGCTTCTCGACGACGCGCGCGAGGGCCGCGGACCGGCCGGGGCCTCCGTCTCGGCGGTCGCCAACGCGATCTCCACCGCGCTGGCCTATCCGCGTGGGGACCGGGTGGATGCCGCGAACTCGCTGGCTTCGGCGGTCGCCGCGGCCCGCGCCGGGGACCCCGGGCCGATGTCGGACCTGATCAGCCGCGCCGAGGCGATGCGCGACACCGACGGTCAGTTCGTCAACCGGTGCAGCGATTCGCTGAGCCGACCGACACCCGACCGGGTGCGCGAACTGGTCGTGGAGTGGGACAAGCTCTACCCACAGTTCGGCCGGGTGGGCGCCCTTGAACTGGTGCAGTGCCTGAGCTGGCCCAGCGGCTCGGCGCCCGAGGAGCCCAAGAACCTCAAGATCCCCGTGCTGCTGCTCGGCACCCAGCACGACCCGATCGTCGGCAACGAGGGCGTCGCCGCCGTCGCGGCCACGGCCATCAACGCGGGATCCCCCAACCGGCGGGTGATGTGGCAGGGCATCGGGCACGGCGCGTCGATCTATTCGCCGTGCGCGCTGCCACCGGTGATCGGCTATCTGGACACCGGCAACCTGCCCGAGACCGACACGTTCTGCCCGGCCTGACCGCTTCCGCCGGAGGCCTCGGTGTACGGTGCGCTGGTGCGTGATCTTGTCCTGACCGCTTTCCGACCTCGCACCTCTCCGCCGAGCACAGCGGCCGTGCTGCGGTCGATACTGTGGCCGATCGCCATCCTCGCGATCATCCACCGCAGCTACGTGTTGGCCACCAACGGCTACATCACCGACGACTTCGCACCCGTCTACCGCGCGGTGGTGAACTTCAAGCTGGGCCTCGACATCTACAACGAGCACTTCGACCACGTCGACCCGCACTACCTCTACCCGCCGGGCGGCACGCTGATCATGGCGCCGTTCGGATATCTTCCGCCCGAGGCGTCACGCTACTGGTTCATCTTCTTCAACACGTTGGCGATCGTGCTGGCGGCGTACTTCCTGCTGCGGTTGTTCAAGTTCTCGCTCGACTCGGTGGCCGCGCCGGCGCTGCTGCTGGCGATGTTCTGCACCGAAAGCGTCACGAACACCCTGGTTTTCGGCAATATCAACGGCTGCATCCTGTTGCTGGAGGTGCTGTTCTTCCGGTGGCTGCTCGACGGCGTGCGAAGCCACGAGTGGTGGGCCGGGGTGGCGATCGGGCTGACCCTGGTGGTCAAACCCCTACTGGCGCCGCTGCTGTTGCTTCCGCTGTTGAACAGGCAGTGGCGATCGTTGGTGACGGCGTTCGCGGTGCCTGCGGTGTTCAACATCGTGGCGTGGCCGTTGATCAGCGACCCGATGAACTTCGTCACCCGCACGCTGCCCTACATCATGTCCACCCGTGATTACTTCAACAGCTCGATCCTGGGCAACGGGGTGTATTACGGGCTGCCCATGTGGCTGATCATGTTGCTGCGCATCACCTTTGTGGTGTTGGGCGCGATCAGCCTGTGGCTGCTGTACCGCTACTACCGCACCCGCGACCAGATGTTCTGGATGCTGACTTCCTCTGGCGTGCTGCTCATTACGTCGTGGCTGGTGCTGTCGCTGGGACAGGGCTACTACTCGATGATGCTGTTCCCGTTCCTGATGACCGTGGTGCTGCCGAACTCGGTGCTGCGCAACTGGCCGGCGTGGCTGGGCATCTACGGGTTCATGACGATGGACCGTTGGCTGCTGGGTCACTGGCCAACGACCGGGCGGGCGTTGGAGTACCTGAAGATCACCTACGGCTGGTCGCTGGTCATGGTGGTGGTGTTCTCGGTGTTGCTGTTCCGCTACCTCGACGCCAAGAACGAGGATCGACTCGACGACGGCATCGACCCGCCGTGGATGAAGGAGCTTCGCGAGCCCGCACCCGCCTAGCTGTAATGACCAGGCAGGTTGTGAACGGCGTGGCGTGAGGAAGTAGGTGAGGACCTCCGGTATCGGTGTGGTTACCACACTCACATCGATCACCGAGAGGTCCTCATGTCTCACGCTAATGCCTTTTTGACCCCCAAGGGACGACTGCGGCTGGCTCTCGTCGCGCGGCAGAAACGCTACCGTGGAAGGTATGACCACACCGGCTCCCAAACTGCAGCTCACCGACGACGAGTGGCGCAGAAAGCTCACCCCCGAAGAGTTCCACGTGCTGCGCCAGGCCGGCACCGAACGCCCGTTCACCGGCGAGTACACCAACACCAAGACCGAGGGTGTCTACGAGTGCCGGGCCTGCGGCGCCGAGCTGTTCCGCAGCACCGAGAAATTCGAATCGCACTGCGGATGGCCGTCGTTCTACGACCCGGCGGACTCCGACGCGGTGATCCTGCGGCCGGACGACTCGCTGGGGATGCGCCGCGTCGAGGTGATCTGCGCCAACTGCCACAGCCACCTGGGCCATGTCTTCGAGGGCGAGGGCTACCCGACCCCGACCGACAAGCGGTACTGCATCAACTCGATTTGTCTGCGGTTGGTGCCGAAGCGGTAGGAGCACCCTCGGCGAGCGCGACGTAGCGGGCCGCGTCCTCGTCAACCGACCCGTCTTGCACGGTGGTCAACTCCCGGTCAGAGCGGGGGGCGCTCACGATAGGTGACGTCCGAGGACGGAAGTGGTGAACTTGGGCCCCGCCAGCTTGAGGCCCAGAAAAAGGGTTGGCTGGCGCGGCCGGCGGGTCAGGGGGGAGGAGCCGGTGGCCGGTCATCAACCACACCAGGTTGCATTGGGCGACCTGGGCGATCTGTTTGCAGATTGCTTCGTAGTCTTGTGGGCGCCGGCCGTGTAGCTCCCATTCCCTCCACGACTGCGGTTTGACGCCGCAGGCCAGCGCTGCTTCTTTCATGTTCCAGCGCTTGCCGTGGCGAATGAGCGCGAGTCGCACAGAGAAGTCCTCGGTATCCGGCACCCAGTCCATCTGAGTCGTCATGTTCACGACTATGCACAATGCGGGCAAATCGCGCAAGTCGTGCGCAGCAATTGTTATCTAGCGCGACACACGATTTCTAGTGCTTGACACGATCTATCGCCAGTGCCATCGTGTCTGCATGCCAGAAGTCGTGCTACTCACGACAACCCAAGTCGCAAAACGATTCAAAGTTGACAGCTCCGCTGTGCGCCGATGGGTTGCCGAAGGTCGATTGAAGCCCACCATCACCACACCCGGCGGGCACTACCGCTTCTCTGAAACCGACATCGACGCGTTCACCCAGCGCACCGAGGCCAGCGCATGACCGCCGAGCTGGTGCCGTTCACGTACGGCGATGCACCTATCCGCGTCGTGATGGTCAACGGCGAGCCGTGGTTCGCCGCCCCTGACGTCGCTAAGGCCCTCGGCTACCGCGATGCATGGAACCTGGTTCGCCGCCTCGACGAGGACGAGGCTACTCACTCAGTGAGTACCCCCGGCGGGCCGCAGAACATCACGATCATCAGCGAGTCCGGCCTGTACGTGGCGGTCCTCGGCTCACAGGTGCCCGGTGCCCGTGACTTCAAGCGTTGGGTCACGCGGGTGGTGCTTCCGCAGATCCGCAAGACGGGCAGTTACGCCGCCGAGCTCGACTTGTCGGATCCGATCGCCGCTATCGAGGCGGCGCACGCACGCACCGGGCAGGCCATCGAGGTCGCGAAGGCTGAACGTGCCCGCGCCGAGCGGGCCGAGGCTGAGGCGAAGGCGCTCACCGCGGCGATTGAGCGGGACGCCCCGCTGGTGGCGAAAGCCGAGGCGCACACCGTCTCAGACTCGGCGGTGCACCGGCAGGAGTTCGCCCGCGAGGTCCAAACCTGGGGCCGCAAACAGGGCTTGGAGATCAAGCAGGCCGCGGTGTTCCGGTTCCTCGGGCACATCGGGTTGTTCATCCGCGGTGACCGTACTGACACCGCGCACGCGACCAGCGATGCGATCAAGCGCGGTCTGGCGTTCACCGACAAAGGCACCGCCCGCAACGGGCATGCCTGGGCGACAGGCAAGTTGACCGCGGCCGGCCAGGATTATGCGTGGCGGCGGATCACCAGGCATGTGGCTGAGCACGGCTCGTTGGAGTTGCCGCGCGAACTGCGGGGGTCGGCGTGAAGTTCTCCGGCGACTACCTGTATCGCGTCCGCGTTGTGCGGTACCCCGATGGTGCTTTCGAGCCGGTCGGCCCGTTTGACCCGGAACATCCCGAAGACGCGATCTGGGAGCCGGTGCCGGGGTGGCGGCCACCGGGTTGGCGTCCTACCGGGAACTACACGCAGATCATGGGCACCGACGAGTTCGTGTGGCCGGTGACCAACAAGGTGTATGCGTCGCGGGCGACGGCGAAGAAACGCGCTGACCTGATCGAATCGTTCGGCGCGTCAGTGGTTGTGGAGCGGTCCAGCCGCATCACCTGGCCTGATTCGGACGTATCGGAGCCAGCAGCATGACCGCCACCACGGACGTGCGGTTCGGGTCGGGTAGTCACTCACCGGGGCCCGACCCGAACCGCTCCGATGGTGTTGCGCCGGATGCGAAGTCGGTGCTGGCCGATATGGCGCGGCTGCTCGACAAATACCTACTCACTGCGGCCGACGAGGATCAGCGGGCGCAGATCGTGTCGATGGCGTCGTTGTGGCGGCATTTGTCGGCGTACACGCACGCCCTGACGAACGAGGTGGCGCATTTCGCGGCTGAGGCTGCGGATGCGCGGGCTGAGTGCGCGCGGTTGCGGGCCGAGCTTGCTGATGCGGCGGTGGCGCGGCAGGAGCGCGGCCACGAAATCGCTTTGGAGGCCGAGGCTTCCGACGACCTGGACCGCGATGAGTGGTGGCTGCGATGACGTTGCGTGGTGCCTGCCGGGCGTTGGGTTACGTGCTCGCCGATGTTGGGCAGGTCGTGCCGTGGCAGGCGTTGCGGTGCATCGGTGGTCGCGATCTCGCGCGCCGCCAGGCGCGGGCAGCGTTCGCGCACGACGCGGCCGAAGGGCTCAGCGAGGTCGAGGCCGAGACAGAGGTACACGAACCAGGCTTGTCACCTGCAGCTGGCGCAAGCACAGGTGGCAGCCCGGCCGGGGCTGAGTCCCCCCCCGCTCCCCCGGCCGGGCACCCCGACCCGTATGTGCCGCCACGCGCGGCGATCTGGCTGCTGCTGCTGATGTGATCCGCGCCTACGTCGCTAAGCATCAGCACGCGATGGACCCCCGGCTGGCTGACCGGTTGGGCGCGCTCGCCGACCGGCTCGCCAGCGGAGCCAACGCGGACTCCAACCCATAAGTAAGGGGTCGCCGCCCGCGCTACCGGACGGCGACCCAAGGACACCGGAATCAGTCGAGGAAAGGAAAATCCCGATGTCACACACGATGATAAGGCAGCCCCGTTGGGCGGGTCGGAGTGTGCACGTGCGCAAGGCCAGGCGTGTGCTCGCCGCCACAGCTGCTGCCGCGACGCTCGCCGGTACGGGCGTGTTGTGGGCCGCTGACGCTGATGCGCTTCCCGATCCGCACGTGCCGCAGCCGCCGTTCTGGTGCCCCGGCAACGGGCCCGGCCTGTCAGCCAGCGGGTGGGGCGGCTATTGCGAGGGCAAAACGTTCCCGGACGGCACCCGCCTGAACACGTTCCGGGTCGGCTACTGGTGGCAGCCTCTGCGCTGCATCATCCCTGACGGCACACCGAATCCGCCGCTGGCCGGCCCCGGTGGGTGCGCGGGGGTGCTCGGATGAGGATTGAGACGACGACCCATCAGTCAGGGCTGGGCGAGATCCGCGCGGTCGGCGAGTTCGGGACGCTGGCGTTGGCCATCGAGTTTCGTCGTTACCGCGCCGAGGATGGCACGTATTGGCGGGTGTTGCCGGTGCATAGCCCTGTCGGGGTGGGTGATCCGGTGTTGGCTGCGGAGTTGGAGTCGGGGGCGGCTGCCCGGTCGTGGGTGACGTACTTGGGTGAGCTTATCGAGCGTGAGCAGTCGCAGCGTGAGCAGCTCAACCGGGCGGCTGTCGAGCGTGAGTGGGTCGAGCGGTGAACGCGCCGGTGATGGTGTTCGGGCCGGATGATTTCGCGGCGACGTTGGCGGCTGCCCGGTTGCATGAGCCGGAGCGCGGTGTGGCGGTAGACGTTCCGGGCGGCGGTGTGCTGATGGTGCCGCCGCGTCGACGCCGTTGGTGGTATCGGGGTGCGCATCGGCAGAACGGTTTCCGGCTGTCTGTGCGGGACTTGGTGCCCAGCATGCGGGTGGTGGACACGCCGTCGGGGCGGGCGGTGGTGCCGTATGCGCCGATGGACCGCTACATGCGCCACGTCGGGATGCGAATCATTCGGCGGCACCTCGACAAGGTTGGTGGTGACGCGCGTGATGTCTAGCTCGTCCAGCATCGAGAGTTGCCCGTACTGCGGCCGGATGGTTTCGACGAAGAACAACCGGTTTAAGTTCCACAGCCGCCGCCGCAAGGCCGCCTACGACCAGTGCCCGATGAGTTTCCAACGCGTACCCATCACCGGGGAAACCCCCACCGCCTACGTGTCCCGCGCGCATCTGGTCGCTGATCTGGCTCAGCAGGTTCAGGACGAAGACCCGCCGTGGTGTGGACGTATCTGACTGCGTTGCCTGCCAACGAGTTACAGCGGTTGATGATGGTCGCGTTGGCCGCGATTCCGGTGGACCGCCGTGTCGAGGACATGTTCGCGTGGGTGTGCGACCTGCCGGTCGCGAAAGGCGTGGGCGCATGAGCACCGCGACCCTGCCTGCTGTCGACACCGGCGCCGACAGCAGCACGCTCGACGGGCTGGAGTTCGCGCCGCGCTGCGACGTGACCGTGGTGATACAACTGTTCCGGCGCATCGACATCTGGGCGCACAAGTGCCGCCAGCCCGCCAAGTGGGTGGCGAACACCCCATGCTGCGGCGGTGTTTTCGTGGTGTGCGACCACCACCATGAGCACCTCAACGACTGGGAATGCCCGGTGTGCCAACGCCGTGTGCCGTGGCTGATCGGGTGGAGGCCGCTGTGACCCGGCTGGTGTGGGCGGTGGGCGTGTTCGTGCTGTCGCTGCACCTGTTCGGGCCGACCGCTACCGGCATCGCAGCCGCGATCATCGTCCTGGCCTGGTTGGTCGGCGACGTGCGGGAGCGGGTGCGGCGGTGACCGTTTCGACGCTCGACCTGACACCGCACAAGGCGGGGTGCGTGTGCACACGCTGCTGCGACAACGACACCATCCGCGACGACAACACCAGTCGCGCGCAACGCGACCGCCATGAGCACGGCGTCGCGCTCGGCGTCGTCACCGGCACCCAGCGCGTCACCGACTGCCCGCACGACTACCGCCGCGGCATGTGCTGGTACTGCGGCGACGACGAACCACGCAAGGACCGCAATGCCTGACAAGACCGACGCCAACGGCATCCCCACCGAAGACGGCATCTACGGGTGGATCGGCGAGCACGCCTATCACGCCGACCGCGGCTCCCTGTCCGTCAGCGGGGCGAAGCTGCTGCTACCACCGTCCTGCCCCGCGAAGTTCCGCGAGCAGATGGACAACCCGCCACCACCGAAACGGGTCTACGACTTCGGCAGCTTCTTCCACCTGATCGTGCTCGGCAAGGGCGTCGACATCGTGGAGATCGACGCCGACAACTATCGCACCAAAGCCGCCCGCGAGCAGCGCGACGCCGCGCACGCCGCCGGTAAGGTGCCGGTGCTGGTCGGCGCAGGCGCCAACGATGACTTCGCCGCCGAGATGGGCAAGGCGCAGGCGATGGCCGACTCGGTCCTCGCGCACCCGATCGCCGGCGAGCTGCTTACCCACCCGCGCAATCTGGTCGAGCAGGCGATCTACGCGACCGACCCGGAAACCGGTGTGCGGCTACGCGGCCGCACCGACTGCCTGCACTTCGCCGACGACGGCCGGGTGACGATCATCGACGTCAAAACCAGCGCGACCGTGAACCCGGCCGAGATGGTCCGTAGGTGGTTCAAACTCAACTACTTCATGCAGGACGCCTGGTATCGCGACCTGCTCGTCGCGGCTGGGCTGGCCGACGACCCCGACTTTGTGTTCGTCGGTGTGGAGAAGGAACCGCCGTACCTGGTGACGGTGGCCCGCTACACCGAGTTGGCGCGTGAGGAGGGGCGGCGCCGTAACCGTCGCGCGATCGACCTCTACGCGCAGTGCGTGGAGTCCGGGCAGTGGCCCGGCTACAGCACTGAGATTGTGCCGCTTGGTCTTCCGGGCTGGGTGGAGCACCAGATCGCGTCCGCTGCGACTGAGGAAGCGGCGCACGACCTTATCGCCGAGTTGGAAGGGATCTATCAGTAATGACCAGCACCGATGTTGTGCGTCAGACGCCGAAGCAGAAGACGCTCGCCAAGCTCATCGTCGATATGACGCCGGAGTTGGAGAAGGCGTTGCCGAAACACGTCACGCCTGAGCGGATGGCGCGGATCGCGGTGACGGTGGTGCGCGCGACGCCGAAGCTGGCCGAGTGCTCGCCGGCGTCGTTCCTCGGTGCGCTGCTGACCGCGTCGCAGTTGGGGTTGGAGCCGGGTCCGACGGGTGAGGCGTACTTCGTGCCCTACGGCAACGTGTGCACGTTCATCCCCGGCTACAGGGGCCTGATCAAGCTGGCCCGCCAGTCCGGTCAGGTTTCGGACATCTACGCCGAAATCGTCTACAGCAACGACAAATACAAGGTGACGCTTGGCCTGAACCGCGACATCGAGCACGAAATCGTCGACCGCAACAACCGCGGTGAGCCGACCGATGTGTATGCGGTGGCGAAGTTCAAGGACGGCACGACGACGTTCGTCACGATGACGAAGGCTGAGGTCGAGGCGATCCGGGCGCGGTCGAGGGCGTCTAAGGATGGGCCGTGGGCTACGGACTGGAACGCGATGGCAAAGAAGACCGCTGTGCGGCAGTTGGCGAAGTGGCTGCCGCTGTCGCCCGAGTTCAACACCGCTGTGAGCCTTGATGGTTCGACACGAACTGATGTGGGTCCGTTGGTGGATGCGCAGACTGAGTTCGTCGACGGTGAAGTGGTCGGCGACCAGCAGGCCATCGAGGGCGGCGAGTCGGGGCCTGGTCAAGACGGCGGTAACGACCAGAGTGAGGGCGCTGAGCCGTCGTCGGGCGCCGAGGTCCAATCTGACTCTGGTGACCAGGCCGACCCGCCCGCCGACGTGGTGTACGCCGGGCGTAACGAGCTCAAGACACTCGCGCAGATACGCGCCGCCGAGCAGCACGACGACGCGAGCTGGAAAGCCTTCGTCGCCAACAGCATCGGCCGCGAAGTCGCCAACGACAAGCAACTGACGATGGCCGAGGCCGAGCAGATCATCGCCATATTCAACGAGGACGCCGGCCAGTGATGTCGCCGTCTGAGCATTACGCGGAGGCTGACCGGTTGCTGGCTGAGGTGGCCGGTAAGGAGCCGATCGCGCCGATCGTACAGGCGAAGGTCGCGCTGGCGGCTGCGCACGCGGCGTTGGCGCAGTGCCACAGCTGGATCGTCGACGACGAATACGACGGCTGCTATCCGGTCGTCGAAACCCGCTACGCCACAGGCGACCGCCTGTAGGTCACCACCCCTCGGAAAGGAACCAACCGGGCCATGACGATCACCGTCGCAACATCGAAACTCATCGACACGCTGACCGACGCGTTGCAAACCGCCGACGACATCGTGGGCGGTATCCACTTCGCCACCCAGCGCGC comes from Mycolicibacterium pulveris and encodes:
- a CDS encoding recombinase RecT, giving the protein MTSTDVVRQTPKQKTLAKLIVDMTPELEKALPKHVTPERMARIAVTVVRATPKLAECSPASFLGALLTASQLGLEPGPTGEAYFVPYGNVCTFIPGYRGLIKLARQSGQVSDIYAEIVYSNDKYKVTLGLNRDIEHEIVDRNNRGEPTDVYAVAKFKDGTTTFVTMTKAEVEAIRARSRASKDGPWATDWNAMAKKTAVRQLAKWLPLSPEFNTAVSLDGSTRTDVGPLVDAQTEFVDGEVVGDQQAIEGGESGPGQDGGNDQSEGAEPSSGAEVQSDSGDQADPPADVVYAGRNELKTLAQIRAAEQHDDASWKAFVANSIGREVANDKQLTMAEAEQIIAIFNEDAGQ